A genomic segment from Myxococcales bacterium encodes:
- a CDS encoding lysophospholipid acyltransferase family protein — protein sequence MIPAAKSDLFGRFFSLHAERRLRAAFSSVGVRGLDRLAAATGAGPVLVVSNHTAWWDPLVAIALSYRVLHVDAYALMDAKNLRRFPFFAKVGAFGVDLDDPADGARALRYAKKLLDHEQKRLLWIFPQGAERPVTERPLGFKAGSAHIARASRAVTVIPIGLRYEMRSAPLPELFVSVGEPVLTKTLAAQEEGVTQALDVIERSLVAGTTGADFAPLFAGSQRRPGVDVAARILSWLTAPRRLGER from the coding sequence GTGATTCCTGCGGCCAAGAGCGACCTCTTCGGACGCTTCTTCTCGCTTCATGCCGAGCGCCGGTTGCGCGCCGCCTTCTCCTCGGTTGGGGTTCGCGGTCTCGATCGACTCGCCGCAGCCACCGGGGCCGGCCCCGTGCTCGTCGTGTCGAACCACACGGCCTGGTGGGACCCGCTCGTCGCCATCGCGCTCTCGTACCGCGTGCTCCACGTGGACGCGTACGCCCTCATGGACGCAAAGAACCTCCGACGCTTCCCCTTCTTCGCCAAGGTCGGGGCCTTCGGCGTCGACCTCGACGACCCCGCCGACGGCGCGCGCGCCCTCCGCTACGCGAAGAAGCTCCTCGATCATGAGCAGAAGAGGCTCCTTTGGATCTTCCCCCAGGGGGCGGAGCGGCCCGTGACCGAGCGGCCCCTCGGCTTCAAGGCCGGGAGCGCCCATATCGCGCGCGCGTCGCGGGCCGTGACGGTGATCCCCATTGGACTTCGCTACGAGATGCGGAGCGCCCCTCTGCCAGAGCTCTTCGTGTCCGTCGGAGAACCGGTGCTCACCAAGACCCTCGCCGCGCAAGAGGAGGGCGTCACCCAAGCGCTCGACGTCATCGAGCGTTCGCTCGTCGCCGGCACAACGGGGGCAGACTTCGCCCCGTTGTTCGCCGGAAGCCAAAGGCGACCTGGGGTCGACGTGGCGGCCCGCATCTTGTCGTGGCTGACAGCGCCGCGACGCCTCGGCGAACGCTGA
- a CDS encoding carotenoid 1,2-hydratase, whose protein sequence is MALYGSTRGSRRWSYNERAIAKESRSRDGLALGRSTIGWEGDALVVRIDERQTPFGGLFHGGAIRGTVVFRPEYGGGEAHALDERGDHLWWPVAPAGRAEVAFEEPSLRFAGHGYHDANAGRVPLEESFSRWTWSRARLGAGTAITYDAMTKDGRLAASRVAMVASHRGVEALSNAESFALPTSRWQLERRAQSDRGRAPTLHRSLEDGPFYARDLVSASFHGERVLSVHETLSLDRWRAPWVRGLAAFKCGSAR, encoded by the coding sequence GTGGCGCTCTACGGGTCGACGCGAGGCTCGCGACGTTGGTCCTACAACGAGCGCGCCATTGCCAAAGAGAGCCGCAGCCGAGACGGGCTAGCGCTCGGCCGAAGCACCATCGGCTGGGAAGGTGACGCGCTCGTCGTCCGCATCGACGAACGCCAAACGCCCTTCGGCGGGCTGTTCCATGGCGGCGCCATTCGCGGGACCGTCGTCTTTCGGCCGGAGTACGGAGGCGGCGAGGCTCACGCGCTAGACGAGCGAGGCGACCACCTCTGGTGGCCCGTCGCTCCAGCGGGACGAGCCGAGGTCGCCTTCGAGGAGCCCTCTCTGCGGTTCGCGGGCCACGGCTATCACGACGCGAACGCCGGTCGCGTGCCCCTCGAAGAGTCGTTTTCCCGTTGGACGTGGTCGCGCGCGCGGCTCGGCGCTGGGACCGCCATCACCTACGACGCGATGACCAAAGACGGCCGCTTGGCGGCGTCACGCGTCGCGATGGTCGCGTCGCACCGCGGCGTCGAGGCCCTCTCGAACGCCGAGTCTTTCGCGCTCCCGACGTCGCGCTGGCAGCTCGAGCGACGAGCCCAAAGCGACCGCGGACGGGCGCCGACGCTGCACCGGAGCCTCGAAGACGGGCCGTTCTACGCGCGCGACTTGGTATCCGCGTCGTTCCACGGGGAGCGCGTCCTTTCTGTTCACGAGACCCTGTCGCTCGACCGATGGCGGGCGCCGTGGGTGCGCGGCCTCGCGGCCTTCAAATGTGGGAGCGCCCGTTGA
- the crtI gene encoding phytoene desaturase, which yields MGTTKRVAIAGAGVGGLAAAIDLATHGHAVTVFERKPGAGGKMSTVIVDGVAIDEGPTVLTMPWVFDGLFAAAGARFADYVQLRAAEILARHVFPCGTAFDLFADEGRSADAIGDAFGKRSADAFKRFQSETRRIYDVVHGPFITAEAPSALDVARHMARMPSALVAIDAFRPMWKALTERFEEPRLRRVFGRYATYCGASPFEAPATFNVVSQVEARGVARVDGGMAALAAGLMALAKDKGVVFRFGHEVERLLGGGGGVRGVVVDGEPIAFDAVLWNGDLSAVATAVDGRAPKPTVPADRSLSAVTWAVRARPRGVPLVHHNVFFTSEDYENEFVDLLGRKKTPATPTVYVCAQDRGDDDALRDGSERFLIIVNAPATGDEPRRWTESELASCEHAMSKTLAQCGLELLSATSRVSTPVDFETRFPKTGGALYGPRPKSAMAPLSRLGARTKVPGLYLAGGSVHPGPGVPMAALSGRLAAHAIDRDLTSIGRSRSAAISGTTSTS from the coding sequence ATGGGCACGACCAAACGCGTCGCCATCGCTGGGGCCGGCGTCGGCGGCCTAGCGGCCGCCATCGACCTGGCGACCCACGGGCACGCGGTGACCGTCTTCGAACGCAAGCCAGGCGCAGGGGGCAAGATGTCGACGGTCATCGTGGATGGCGTCGCCATCGACGAAGGGCCCACGGTGCTCACGATGCCATGGGTCTTTGACGGCCTCTTCGCGGCCGCAGGCGCCCGCTTCGCCGACTACGTGCAGCTTCGCGCCGCAGAGATCCTGGCGAGGCACGTGTTCCCGTGCGGCACCGCCTTCGACCTGTTCGCCGACGAGGGTCGGTCCGCGGACGCCATCGGAGACGCCTTCGGCAAGCGCTCCGCCGACGCCTTCAAGCGCTTTCAGTCGGAGACGAGGCGCATCTACGACGTGGTGCACGGCCCCTTCATCACCGCGGAGGCTCCCTCCGCGCTCGATGTGGCGAGGCACATGGCGCGGATGCCGAGCGCCCTCGTCGCCATCGACGCCTTTCGTCCCATGTGGAAGGCCCTCACCGAGCGCTTCGAGGAGCCCCGCCTGCGGCGTGTCTTTGGGCGCTACGCAACCTATTGCGGCGCATCGCCTTTCGAGGCCCCGGCGACCTTCAACGTCGTGTCGCAGGTTGAAGCGCGCGGCGTGGCGCGTGTCGACGGCGGCATGGCGGCGCTGGCGGCCGGGCTCATGGCGCTCGCCAAGGACAAGGGCGTCGTTTTCCGCTTTGGCCACGAGGTGGAGCGCTTGCTTGGCGGTGGCGGCGGCGTTCGTGGCGTTGTCGTGGATGGTGAGCCCATCGCCTTCGACGCCGTTCTCTGGAACGGCGATCTGTCAGCGGTGGCAACGGCTGTAGACGGACGCGCGCCGAAGCCCACGGTGCCAGCCGATCGCTCGCTGTCGGCGGTGACGTGGGCAGTGAGGGCACGCCCTCGCGGCGTGCCCTTGGTGCATCACAACGTCTTTTTCACTTCGGAAGACTACGAAAACGAGTTCGTTGATCTGCTGGGCCGCAAGAAGACGCCGGCCACGCCCACGGTCTACGTGTGCGCCCAGGACCGAGGTGACGACGACGCTCTTCGGGATGGAAGCGAACGATTCCTGATCATCGTGAACGCCCCCGCAACCGGCGATGAACCCCGACGTTGGACCGAAAGCGAACTTGCCTCATGCGAACACGCCATGTCGAAGACCCTCGCGCAGTGTGGCCTCGAGCTTTTGTCGGCGACGAGCCGCGTGTCGACGCCCGTCGACTTCGAGACTCGCTTCCCCAAGACCGGCGGAGCCCTCTATGGCCCACGACCGAAGAGCGCGATGGCGCCGCTGTCGCGGCTGGGGGCGCGGACCAAAGTGCCGGGCCTCTACTTGGCGGGCGGGAGCGTGCATCCGGGTCCGGGAGTCCCCATGGCGGCCCTCAGCGGACGACTGGCGGCCCACGCCATCGACCGGGACCTGACTTCGATCGGCCGGTCCCGTTCGGCGGCTATCAGTGGCACTACCTCGACGTCCTGA
- a CDS encoding polyprenyl synthetase family protein, with product MSAWATPLGAAPRPEDAVQQRVEQALRLQIERMSSAKGPARLREALEYALFPGGGRLRPLLTVAVALAHGDARPELTDAAAVAVELLHCASLVHDDLPCFDDAALRRGKPTVHKRFDEATAVLVGDALIVSAFEVLAACGASSMVVVAASAVGASRGLIAGQAWELEPVAPLDEYHRAKTGALFQAAAALGAMAAGVSSEPWAHFGEIVGRAYQAADDLADAVGRSEDSGKSVGRDVARHRPSLVKAQGVEGARARLREHCREATLAIPRAPFETAPRAWLSAFERRLAALAPSLG from the coding sequence ATGAGTGCGTGGGCTACTCCTCTCGGAGCTGCGCCGCGGCCGGAAGACGCGGTTCAACAGCGCGTGGAGCAGGCCCTTCGGCTGCAAATCGAGCGGATGAGCAGCGCAAAGGGGCCGGCGCGCCTCCGGGAGGCGCTCGAATACGCTCTCTTCCCGGGAGGGGGCCGCTTGCGGCCGCTCCTCACCGTCGCCGTCGCGTTGGCTCACGGCGACGCGCGTCCCGAGCTGACGGACGCCGCTGCCGTCGCCGTGGAGCTGCTTCATTGCGCGTCGCTCGTGCACGACGACCTCCCGTGTTTCGACGACGCGGCGCTCCGGCGTGGCAAGCCTACGGTCCACAAGCGCTTCGACGAAGCCACTGCCGTGCTCGTGGGCGACGCGCTCATCGTCTCCGCGTTTGAGGTGTTGGCGGCGTGCGGCGCGTCGTCGATGGTGGTCGTCGCGGCTTCCGCCGTCGGCGCGAGTCGAGGCCTCATCGCGGGCCAGGCTTGGGAGCTCGAGCCGGTGGCGCCGCTCGATGAGTACCACCGCGCGAAGACCGGCGCGCTCTTCCAGGCAGCGGCCGCGCTCGGGGCAATGGCGGCGGGCGTCTCGTCGGAGCCGTGGGCTCACTTTGGAGAGATCGTCGGTCGCGCGTACCAGGCCGCCGACGACCTCGCCGACGCCGTCGGTCGCTCAGAGGACAGCGGCAAGTCCGTCGGCCGCGACGTCGCGCGGCACCGGCCGAGCCTTGTCAAGGCGCAGGGCGTCGAAGGGGCGCGGGCGCGGCTCCGTGAGCATTGCCGCGAGGCCACCCTCGCGATCCCGCGCGCGCCCTTTGAGACGGCGCCGCGCGCGTGGCTGTCGGCCTTCGAGCGACGCCTCGCGGCGCTCGCGCCTTCGCTGGGCTGA
- a CDS encoding 23S rRNA (adenine(2503)-C(2))-methyltransferase RlmN: MTASTPVARPSLWAQSPEALEAAGYKRDPAHLFGRVQRVTTWTDDGPSWPKESQVIREAFDDALPRIVSRVPSTDGSARVVLELNDGARIEAVHMPRATKRPRVTLCISSQVGCAIGCTFCATGRMGLVRNMTAGEIVGQCLTLMREMGPTTASSLNLVFMGMGEPLHNVDAVIGALDVLCDVRGLGVAKSRITVSTSGLVPGIDRLASAKHRPELAISVNEVTDEARRSLMPLTRRYPLAELRGALERWPQRPHEKLTFEYVVLGGENHSEAHAERLAALVRGFRHMLNLIPWNPWDGAAHRAPTDDEVASFAAALYARGCLITVRKTRGRDAKGACGTLSTASRRRVGTAPGAL, from the coding sequence ATGACGGCGTCAACGCCCGTCGCGCGTCCCTCCCTTTGGGCGCAGAGCCCGGAGGCGCTCGAGGCCGCCGGCTACAAGCGCGACCCCGCCCACCTCTTCGGTCGCGTTCAACGTGTGACGACTTGGACCGACGATGGCCCTTCGTGGCCCAAAGAGAGCCAAGTCATTCGCGAGGCCTTCGACGACGCCCTGCCACGCATCGTGAGCCGCGTCCCCTCCACCGACGGTTCCGCTCGCGTCGTGCTCGAGCTCAACGATGGCGCCCGCATCGAGGCGGTTCACATGCCGCGCGCCACCAAGAGGCCGCGCGTCACCCTTTGCATCTCGAGTCAGGTCGGCTGTGCCATCGGCTGCACCTTCTGCGCGACGGGCCGCATGGGCCTCGTGCGCAACATGACCGCCGGAGAGATCGTAGGGCAATGCCTCACGCTCATGCGCGAGATGGGGCCCACGACCGCGTCATCGCTCAACCTGGTCTTCATGGGCATGGGTGAGCCGCTCCACAACGTCGACGCCGTCATCGGGGCGCTCGACGTCTTGTGCGACGTCCGCGGCCTCGGCGTGGCGAAGAGCCGCATCACCGTCTCCACTTCGGGCCTCGTCCCCGGCATCGATCGGCTCGCGTCGGCGAAGCACCGACCGGAGCTCGCCATCAGCGTCAACGAAGTGACCGACGAGGCGCGCCGCTCCCTCATGCCGCTCACGCGTCGCTACCCCTTGGCGGAGCTGCGCGGCGCTCTCGAGCGTTGGCCGCAGCGACCGCACGAGAAGCTCACCTTCGAGTATGTCGTCCTCGGCGGCGAAAACCACTCGGAGGCCCACGCCGAACGCCTCGCGGCGCTCGTTCGCGGCTTTCGCCACATGCTGAACCTCATCCCGTGGAACCCGTGGGACGGCGCCGCTCACCGCGCCCCGACCGACGACGAGGTGGCAAGCTTCGCGGCGGCGCTCTACGCGCGGGGGTGCTTGATCACGGTGCGCAAGACACGCGGCCGCGACGCCAAGGGTGCCTGCGGGACGCTGAGCACCGCCTCGCGGAGGCGCGTCGGCACGGCCCCCGGCGCGCTCTGA